A region from the Triticum urartu cultivar G1812 chromosome 1, Tu2.1, whole genome shotgun sequence genome encodes:
- the LOC125506027 gene encoding phosphoglycerate kinase-like isoform X2 → MQVCGVQLSSATSRWRESWPSFRGSFECAGHSCCISGIQRPLCRVQCCQVPRSTRNVAHLQKEDKYSCVDRSTSYLHVQTLRNFPIEKLYGEVVLVRLDSVLLLDPLGLFSCSLKKTLSTIKYLYKAGGKVLLVTSWDPVLQSVNPVLKSTESFADYMSSLLQVKVIPVNGAPCLTSCKKEERVQNDIILFENLLNFRGENANCNDFSQKLASGAAIFVNDSFSLSHKIRASTVGITRFCYASLAGFHFEEELMQLLKINDTTRRPYIAIIGGSNFLRKAPALHLLASQCDGLFFVGKLSFQIMNGLGIPVSSCLIEKNATKEVLQLIEIAHNRNIPIYYPTDLWCLNSNNNEQLEIFDSAELLSGLISLGWTPVDIGPSTLERISSLLSSYKSYPYQIPWDDVFSDTKQPLFVDIGSGNGLFLFQMARNWEGSNFLGLEMNEKLVVRCLQDVASAGKRNLYFLSTNATSTFRSIVSSYPGLLTLVSIQCPNPDFNKEQNRWRMVRRMLVEAVSDLLQVNGKIYLQSDVESVLLGMKEQFISHGKGQLVVDSDGRMENPFGVVSDWERHVLARGAPMYRTMLRKV, encoded by the exons ATGCAGGTTTGTGGCGTTCAGTTGAGCTCAGCAACATCTCGCTGGCGAGAATCATGGCCGTCATTTCGTGGATCCTTCGAGTGTGCTGGACATAGCTGTTGCATCTCTG GGATTCAAAGACCGTTATGTAGAGTACAATGCTGTCAGGTGCCACGTTCTACTAGAAATGTAGCTCATCTTCAGAAGGAG GACAAATATTCTTGTGTTGATAGGTCAACTTCTTACCTGCACGTGCAAACTCTTAGGAATTTCCCAATTGAAAAACTTTATGGAGAGGTGGTCCTGGTGCGACTTGATTCTGTACTTCTTTTAGATCCTCTAGGACTATTTAGTTGCTCACTGAAAAAGACACTGTCAACTATCAAATACCTGTACAAAGCAGGAGGGAAAGTTCTTCTAGTTACCAGTTGGGATCCAGTCCTCCAATCTGTTAATCCAGTGCTCAAGTCAACCGAATCTTTTGCAG ACTACATGTCATCGCTTCTTCAAGTAAAGGTCATCCCAGTGAATGGTGCACCTTGTTTAACATCATGTAAGAAGGAAGAACGGGTGCAGAATGATATTATCTTGTTTGAAAATCTTTTGAACTTCAGGGGAGAAAATGCAAACTGCAATGATTTTTCTCAGAAGCTAGCTTCAGGTGCAGCAATCTTTGTCAATGATTCTTTCTCATTATCTCATAAGATTCGCGCATCAACGGTTGGCATCACTCGTTTCTGCTATGCATCTCTTGCTGGTTTCCATTTTGAGGAGGAGCTTATGCAATTGCTAAAGATCAATGACACCACAAGGCGCCCATACATTGCAATA ATTGGAGGCAGtaacttcttgagaaaggcaCCTGCACTGCATCTGTTAGCCTCTCAATGCGATGGGTTGTTTTTTGTTGGAAAATTATCATTTCAAATAATGAATGGCCTTGGAATTCCAGTGTCCTCCTGTTTGATAGAAAAAAATGCTACCAAGGAAGTGTTACAACTTATTGAAATAGCTCATAATAGGAACATTCCTATTTATTATCCAACAGACCTGTGGTGTTTGAACAGCAACAATAATGAACAACTGGAAATATTTGACTCAGCTGAACTATTGTCTG GCTTAATTTCTTTGGGCTGGACACCAGTTGATATAGGGCCATCGACATTGGAGAGAATTTCTTCTTTATTGTCATCGTACAAG AGCTATCCCTATCAGATTCCATGGGATGACGTCTTCTCTGACACCAAACAACCATTGTTTGTTGATATAGGAAGTG GAAATGGTTTGTTTCTATTCCAAATGGCTAGAAACTGGGAAGGCTCGAATTTTCTTGGGCTTGAGATGAATGAAAAG CTTGTTGTAAGGTGCCTTCAGGATGTAGCATCGGCTGGGAAAAGAAACTT ATACTTTCTATCGACAAATGCAACCTCCACATTTCGCTCGATAGTTTCAAGTTATCCTGGACTGTTGACACTTGTCTCAATACAG TGCCCAAATCCTGACTTCAACAAAGAGCAAAATAGGTGGAGAATGGTACGAAGGATGCTTGTCGAAGCTGTTTCCGATCTTCTTCAGGTCAATGGAAAG ATCTATTTACAGTCGGACGTGGAGTCTGTCCTGCTTGGAATGAAAGAGCAGTTCATCTCGCACGGCAAGGGCCAGCTCGTGGTGGACAGCGATGGCCGGATGGAGAACCCGTTTGGCGTGGTGTCCGATTGGGAGCGCCATGTCCTGGCTCGTGGAGCTCCAATGTACAGAACGATGCTCCGAAAAGTGTGA
- the LOC125506027 gene encoding phosphoglycerate kinase-like isoform X1 yields MQVCGVQLSSATSRWRESWPSFRGSFECAGHSCCISGIQRPLCRVQCCQVPRSTRNVAHLQKEDKYSCVDRSTSYLHVQTLRNFPIEKLYGEVVLVRLDSVLLLDPLGLFSCSLKKTLSTIKYLYKAGGKVLLVTSWDPVLQSVNPVLKSTESFADYMSSLLQVKVIPVNGAPCLTSCKKEERVQNDIILFENLLNFRGENANCNDFSQKLASGAAIFVNDSFSLSHKIRASTVGITRFCYASLAGFHFEEELMQLLKINDTTRRPYIAIIGGSNFLRKAPALHLLASQCDGLFFVGKLSFQIMNGLGIPVSSCLIEKNATKEVLQLIEIAHNRNIPIYYPTDLWCLNSNNNEQLEIFDSAELLSGLISLGWTPVDIGPSTLERISSLLSSYKKILWIGPTSFDLTEEFSVGATQLGQILNKASHNSCDIILVGGAVCKAVKAISDSSSQYTAFENESIVWEFLKGRILPGIAALDKSYPYQIPWDDVFSDTKQPLFVDIGSGNGLFLFQMARNWEGSNFLGLEMNEKLVVRCLQDVASAGKRNLYFLSTNATSTFRSIVSSYPGLLTLVSIQCPNPDFNKEQNRWRMVRRMLVEAVSDLLQVNGKIYLQSDVESVLLGMKEQFISHGKGQLVVDSDGRMENPFGVVSDWERHVLARGAPMYRTMLRKV; encoded by the exons ATGCAGGTTTGTGGCGTTCAGTTGAGCTCAGCAACATCTCGCTGGCGAGAATCATGGCCGTCATTTCGTGGATCCTTCGAGTGTGCTGGACATAGCTGTTGCATCTCTG GGATTCAAAGACCGTTATGTAGAGTACAATGCTGTCAGGTGCCACGTTCTACTAGAAATGTAGCTCATCTTCAGAAGGAG GACAAATATTCTTGTGTTGATAGGTCAACTTCTTACCTGCACGTGCAAACTCTTAGGAATTTCCCAATTGAAAAACTTTATGGAGAGGTGGTCCTGGTGCGACTTGATTCTGTACTTCTTTTAGATCCTCTAGGACTATTTAGTTGCTCACTGAAAAAGACACTGTCAACTATCAAATACCTGTACAAAGCAGGAGGGAAAGTTCTTCTAGTTACCAGTTGGGATCCAGTCCTCCAATCTGTTAATCCAGTGCTCAAGTCAACCGAATCTTTTGCAG ACTACATGTCATCGCTTCTTCAAGTAAAGGTCATCCCAGTGAATGGTGCACCTTGTTTAACATCATGTAAGAAGGAAGAACGGGTGCAGAATGATATTATCTTGTTTGAAAATCTTTTGAACTTCAGGGGAGAAAATGCAAACTGCAATGATTTTTCTCAGAAGCTAGCTTCAGGTGCAGCAATCTTTGTCAATGATTCTTTCTCATTATCTCATAAGATTCGCGCATCAACGGTTGGCATCACTCGTTTCTGCTATGCATCTCTTGCTGGTTTCCATTTTGAGGAGGAGCTTATGCAATTGCTAAAGATCAATGACACCACAAGGCGCCCATACATTGCAATA ATTGGAGGCAGtaacttcttgagaaaggcaCCTGCACTGCATCTGTTAGCCTCTCAATGCGATGGGTTGTTTTTTGTTGGAAAATTATCATTTCAAATAATGAATGGCCTTGGAATTCCAGTGTCCTCCTGTTTGATAGAAAAAAATGCTACCAAGGAAGTGTTACAACTTATTGAAATAGCTCATAATAGGAACATTCCTATTTATTATCCAACAGACCTGTGGTGTTTGAACAGCAACAATAATGAACAACTGGAAATATTTGACTCAGCTGAACTATTGTCTG GCTTAATTTCTTTGGGCTGGACACCAGTTGATATAGGGCCATCGACATTGGAGAGAATTTCTTCTTTATTGTCATCGTACAAG AAGATCCTATGGATCGGTCCTACAAGCTTTGACTTGACAGAAGAATTTTCTGTCGGGGCAACACAGTTGGGCCAGATACTGAACAAAGCAAGTCATAATAGCTGTGACATTATTTTAGTAGGGGGTGCAGTATGCAAGGCAGTAAAAGCAATATCAGATTCTTCATCACAATATACAGCATTTGAAAATGAATCTATTGTATGGGAATTTCTCAAAGGAAGAATATTGCCTGGTATTGCAGCATTGGATAAA AGCTATCCCTATCAGATTCCATGGGATGACGTCTTCTCTGACACCAAACAACCATTGTTTGTTGATATAGGAAGTG GAAATGGTTTGTTTCTATTCCAAATGGCTAGAAACTGGGAAGGCTCGAATTTTCTTGGGCTTGAGATGAATGAAAAG CTTGTTGTAAGGTGCCTTCAGGATGTAGCATCGGCTGGGAAAAGAAACTT ATACTTTCTATCGACAAATGCAACCTCCACATTTCGCTCGATAGTTTCAAGTTATCCTGGACTGTTGACACTTGTCTCAATACAG TGCCCAAATCCTGACTTCAACAAAGAGCAAAATAGGTGGAGAATGGTACGAAGGATGCTTGTCGAAGCTGTTTCCGATCTTCTTCAGGTCAATGGAAAG ATCTATTTACAGTCGGACGTGGAGTCTGTCCTGCTTGGAATGAAAGAGCAGTTCATCTCGCACGGCAAGGGCCAGCTCGTGGTGGACAGCGATGGCCGGATGGAGAACCCGTTTGGCGTGGTGTCCGATTGGGAGCGCCATGTCCTGGCTCGTGGAGCTCCAATGTACAGAACGATGCTCCGAAAAGTGTGA